The following proteins are encoded in a genomic region of Terriglobia bacterium:
- a CDS encoding glycoside hydrolase family 127 protein, with translation MDEMLSRRDFLGTMGSAAAASVALTPLAQSMPAAQNTRASAAALSKTTPYKKVVIEPFDYAGVTLRQSLWQRQASSGRDYYLSISNDDILHGYRVAAGTANAPGRALGGWASPNSNTVLGQWLQSMARMQRAYGDKDLLEKANILVSEYAKCWPAMSGGAARGGLSHYPYEKLVGGLLDMHHYGGHPEALALCDKITEAAVTSFNRDCVPANREPWELHSGRPGEWYTMPENLYRAYQLTGNSLYNEFANVWLYPAYWDKFAATADPKDAQGVHAYSHCNSFSSAAVAYDVTGDEKYLRIMKNFYDWMQRRQTYATGGYGPDERFVYSDGALGDSLECYSASFECPCCSWAAIKLSRYLMMYTGEARYGDWIERLLYNGVGAALQIKDRGVHMYYMDYHLGSALKYYSRNAFTCCSGTYFQNITEYSNLVYFKDARGLFVNLYLPSEVEWKGPAGTVKIAQTTGYPEAGASTLKLSMDQPAAFALRLRVPGWSKGMTVRVNGQTQTADIRPDQWATVSREWRPGDTVEITIPLQFRRVPIDEQHPNRVAIVRGPVVYGQEDPHKWLSDIPASDDELDKLMKPLANDPAVFQIDNEPVVQQRNAFKPFYRFVELERYRMYFDPRHRRVLW, from the coding sequence GATCGAGCCCTTCGACTACGCCGGCGTCACCCTGCGCCAGAGCCTGTGGCAGCGCCAGGCCTCGTCCGGGCGCGATTACTACCTGAGCATCTCCAATGACGACATCCTGCACGGCTATCGCGTGGCGGCCGGCACGGCCAACGCCCCCGGCAGGGCGCTCGGCGGCTGGGCCAGCCCCAACTCCAACACCGTCCTCGGCCAGTGGCTGCAGTCCATGGCGCGCATGCAGCGCGCTTACGGCGACAAGGACCTGCTGGAGAAGGCCAACATCCTGGTCAGCGAATACGCCAAGTGCTGGCCGGCCATGTCCGGCGGCGCCGCGCGCGGCGGCTTGAGCCATTATCCTTATGAGAAGCTCGTCGGCGGCCTGCTCGACATGCACCATTACGGCGGCCATCCTGAAGCCCTGGCGCTGTGCGACAAGATCACCGAGGCCGCAGTGACTTCGTTCAATCGCGACTGCGTGCCGGCCAATCGCGAGCCTTGGGAACTGCACTCCGGCCGCCCGGGCGAGTGGTACACGATGCCGGAAAACCTCTACCGCGCCTACCAGCTCACGGGGAATTCGCTGTACAACGAGTTCGCGAACGTCTGGCTCTATCCGGCCTATTGGGACAAGTTCGCCGCAACGGCCGATCCGAAGGACGCCCAGGGCGTACACGCCTACAGCCACTGCAACAGCTTCTCGAGCGCGGCCGTGGCTTACGACGTGACCGGCGATGAGAAGTACCTGCGCATCATGAAAAATTTCTACGATTGGATGCAACGTCGTCAGACCTACGCCACCGGCGGCTACGGCCCCGACGAGCGCTTCGTTTACTCCGACGGCGCTTTGGGCGATTCCCTTGAATGCTACTCGGCCAGCTTTGAGTGTCCCTGCTGCTCGTGGGCCGCGATCAAGCTCTCGAGATACCTGATGATGTACACCGGCGAGGCGCGCTATGGCGACTGGATCGAGCGGCTGCTCTACAACGGCGTCGGCGCGGCGCTGCAGATCAAGGATCGCGGCGTGCACATGTATTACATGGATTATCACCTGGGCTCGGCCCTGAAATATTATTCCCGCAACGCATTCACCTGCTGCTCGGGCACGTATTTCCAGAACATCACCGAGTATTCGAACCTCGTTTACTTCAAGGACGCCAGAGGGCTCTTCGTAAACCTTTACCTCCCCTCGGAGGTCGAGTGGAAAGGCCCGGCAGGCACCGTCAAGATCGCACAGACGACGGGATATCCCGAAGCCGGGGCCAGCACACTCAAGCTGTCGATGGATCAGCCGGCTGCGTTCGCGCTCAGACTGCGCGTGCCGGGCTGGTCGAAGGGCATGACCGTCAGGGTCAACGGGCAGACCCAGACGGCGGATATCAGGCCGGACCAATGGGCCACGGTCAGCCGCGAGTGGAGGCCGGGCGACACGGTGGAGATCACGATCCCGCTGCAGTTCCGCCGCGTGCCGATCGACGAACAGCATCCCAATCGCGTCGCCATCGTGCGCGGGCCGGTGGTGTACGGGCAGGAGGATCCGCACAAGTGGCTGTCGGATATCCCGGCGAGCGACGACGAACTCGACAAGCTGATGAAGCCGCTGGCGAACGACCCGGCCGTCTTCCAGATCGACAACGAGCCCGTGGTGCAGCAGCGCAACGCCTTCAAGCCGTTCTACCGCTTCGTCGAGCTGGAGCGCTACCGCATGTACTTCGATCCCAGGCACCGCCGCGTGCTGTGGTGA
- a CDS encoding VOC family protein, with protein MNSGQFRFAYLTAEYERTVSFYRDGLEFAIVDSWDRGPDDRGTVFSAASGMIEVITRPRGGGSSHLWDDRVPQGAFMVIEVADVQEAYRRAVGRRLPVQQELTVQPWGHRSFCLKEPNGLTLYLFSEIAKPKAS; from the coding sequence ATGAATAGTGGACAATTTCGCTTCGCTTACCTGACGGCGGAATACGAAAGAACCGTCTCCTTTTATCGAGATGGCCTTGAGTTCGCCATCGTTGATTCCTGGGATCGCGGACCAGACGATCGCGGCACCGTCTTTAGTGCTGCTTCCGGGATGATTGAGGTAATAACGCGCCCAAGAGGCGGTGGCTCATCCCATCTCTGGGATGACAGGGTTCCTCAGGGTGCTTTCATGGTGATCGAGGTGGCGGACGTTCAGGAGGCGTACCGCAGAGCTGTCGGACGGCGATTGCCTGTACAGCAGGAGCTGACGGTTCAGCCATGGGGGCATCGCAGTTTCTGTCTCAAGGAGCCCAACGGCCTCACACTCTACCTGTTCAGCGAGATTGCGAAGCCCAAGGCGAGCTGA
- a CDS encoding alpha/beta hydrolase — translation MKTAGRFARRHWVILVFLCGVLLLVMTSNVLERMFVYFPSKALEGDPSLLGLEYQDLKIVAEDGVRLHGWFIPQPGAQPTLLILHGNAGNISHRLGWIRLLRELNVHVMIIDYRGYGRSEGKPSEKGLYLDARAAYEWWKRERAAGGSKLVLIGESLGGVVAVDLAARVPVDGIVLQSTFTTAWDMAKTIMPIGLLQPLTGVRFDSAAKIQGIGCPKLFIHGDRDEIVPFRLGRRLYDLAAPPKEFFAVPGAGHNDLIGTAGTEYLNRLRSFLEKIGPR, via the coding sequence TTGAAGACAGCCGGCCGGTTTGCCCGGCGGCACTGGGTAATTCTGGTTTTTCTGTGCGGCGTCCTGCTGCTGGTGATGACCTCAAACGTGCTCGAACGGATGTTTGTCTATTTTCCTTCCAAAGCACTCGAGGGAGATCCCTCATTACTCGGCCTCGAGTACCAGGACCTGAAAATCGTCGCGGAAGACGGCGTGAGGCTGCATGGATGGTTCATCCCGCAACCCGGAGCGCAGCCGACACTCCTGATTCTTCATGGCAACGCAGGCAATATCAGCCATCGGCTCGGCTGGATCCGATTGCTCCGTGAGTTGAACGTCCACGTGATGATCATCGATTACCGGGGTTATGGAAGAAGTGAAGGCAAACCATCCGAGAAGGGGCTTTACCTCGACGCCCGGGCTGCTTACGAGTGGTGGAAGAGAGAGCGGGCGGCCGGCGGGAGCAAGCTGGTCCTGATTGGGGAATCATTGGGCGGAGTCGTCGCCGTAGACCTGGCGGCCAGGGTGCCCGTAGACGGGATAGTGCTGCAGTCGACCTTCACGACGGCATGGGATATGGCGAAGACCATCATGCCGATCGGTCTGCTGCAGCCGCTCACAGGCGTTAGGTTCGATTCCGCTGCCAAGATACAAGGCATCGGCTGCCCCAAGCTCTTCATCCACGGCGATCGGGATGAGATCGTCCCGTTCCGGCTCGGCAGGAGGCTCTATGACCTCGCCGCGCCGCCGAAGGAATTCTTCGCGGTGCCCGGCGCAGGCCACAACGACCTCATCGGCACGGCAGGCACTGAATACCTCAATCGTCTGCGCTCTTTCCTTGAAAAGATCGGTCCGAGATGA
- a CDS encoding twin-arginine translocation signal domain-containing protein produces MDHESDRRDFIRGLAAAIGAAGVSLNWAECADAVQGPGAAPKPQKAPAGNLVGIQMGPHTMLDEGIDRCLDLIQETAAINTLFVYSHAYGGDLRKPLSYLATDHGVPPHDQRARTLPLVWVKQHDQFFEDTTLRHQKVDATFDYYDRDLFAELVAPVRKRGMKLYARILESGSRAVQNVSKVATVNVAGRPTQTGCWNHPEYKAFWNAPVEDLFRSYNLDGFQWGAERASPLTNLIQNGNENSASCFCEFCRARGKAQGIDAERARKGYADVLAFVQGLRAGKPRPADGTAAGFLRILLRYPEVLAWEYQYRLSREEVMKGMYDTIKNIKPSAPVGWHVDHWATSMDMIARAAMSYAEMAPHSDYLKVVVYHAVTGPRTRSWVANDQRSVLSDLTLQEALDLHYELFGYDKKIEANATDAVAKPGSPDYVYRETKRSVASAEGKTKIYPGIGFNVPGGPPEGPETVYEAVTKAYEAGADGIVASREYEEMTVPNLRAVGRAVRALN; encoded by the coding sequence ATGGATCATGAATCGGATCGACGCGACTTTATTCGAGGTCTTGCGGCTGCGATTGGTGCGGCCGGCGTGAGCCTGAACTGGGCTGAGTGCGCTGATGCAGTGCAGGGTCCCGGCGCTGCGCCGAAGCCTCAGAAGGCTCCGGCTGGAAATCTGGTCGGGATTCAAATGGGTCCGCACACGATGCTCGATGAGGGCATCGACCGCTGCCTGGATCTGATTCAGGAAACTGCGGCAATCAACACGCTCTTCGTATACAGCCACGCCTATGGCGGCGACCTGCGCAAGCCGCTCAGCTATCTTGCGACCGACCACGGCGTGCCGCCGCACGACCAGCGCGCGCGCACTTTGCCGCTGGTCTGGGTCAAACAACATGATCAGTTCTTCGAGGACACGACCTTGCGTCACCAGAAGGTCGACGCGACCTTTGATTACTACGATCGCGACCTCTTTGCGGAACTCGTCGCGCCCGTAAGGAAACGCGGCATGAAGCTCTACGCGCGCATTCTGGAGTCGGGCTCGCGCGCGGTCCAGAACGTGTCGAAGGTCGCCACCGTCAACGTCGCCGGCCGCCCGACACAGACAGGATGCTGGAATCATCCTGAATACAAGGCGTTCTGGAATGCCCCCGTCGAAGATCTGTTCCGCAGCTACAATCTCGACGGCTTCCAGTGGGGCGCGGAACGGGCGAGTCCGCTCACGAACTTGATCCAGAACGGCAATGAAAACAGCGCGAGCTGCTTTTGCGAATTCTGCCGCGCGCGTGGCAAGGCCCAGGGGATTGATGCCGAGCGTGCGCGCAAGGGGTACGCGGACGTGCTGGCCTTCGTTCAGGGACTGCGCGCGGGCAAGCCGAGACCTGCCGACGGCACCGCCGCCGGCTTTCTGCGCATATTGCTGCGCTATCCGGAGGTCCTCGCCTGGGAATATCAATACCGCCTGTCGCGCGAGGAAGTCATGAAGGGCATGTACGACACCATCAAGAACATTAAGCCGTCGGCGCCCGTGGGCTGGCACGTCGACCACTGGGCCACGAGCATGGACATGATCGCCCGCGCCGCCATGAGCTATGCCGAGATGGCGCCGCACTCGGATTACCTCAAGGTCGTCGTGTATCATGCCGTGACCGGGCCACGCACGCGCTCGTGGGTCGCAAACGACCAGCGAAGCGTGCTCAGTGACCTGACACTCCAGGAGGCGCTGGATCTTCATTATGAACTCTTCGGCTACGACAAGAAGATCGAAGCGAATGCGACCGATGCCGTTGCGAAGCCAGGCTCGCCGGATTACGTGTATCGGGAGACCAAACGCAGCGTCGCGAGCGCCGAGGGCAAGACGAAGATTTATCCCGGCATCGGCTTCAACGTCCCCGGTGGCCCGCCGGAAGGTCCGGAGACGGTCTATGAAGCCGTCACCAAAGCATACGAAGCCGGCGCCGACGGGATCGTCGCCTCGCGCGAGTACGAGGAAATGACCGTCCCAAATCTGAGAGCCGTCGGGCGCGCCGTACGCGCGCTTAACTAG